In a single window of the Thermoflexus sp. genome:
- a CDS encoding zinc ribbon domain-containing protein, with the protein MPIYEYRCRQCRRRVTAFFRTFSEVDHSQVACTYCGSRDLVRLISRVRVLRSEESRLESLADADWIGDVDEKDPRSIGRWMRRMTQELGEELGDLGPEFEEVIERLEAGQTPEEIEKAMPELAGEGGEGEGGEEGEADLETED; encoded by the coding sequence ATGCCTATCTATGAGTATCGCTGCCGGCAATGTCGTCGTCGGGTTACGGCGTTCTTCCGCACCTTCTCCGAGGTGGATCACAGCCAGGTCGCCTGCACCTACTGCGGCAGTCGCGATCTGGTCCGGTTGATTTCCCGGGTGCGGGTGCTCCGCTCAGAGGAATCCCGCCTGGAATCCCTGGCGGATGCAGACTGGATCGGGGATGTGGATGAGAAGGATCCGCGCTCCATCGGCCGCTGGATGCGCCGGATGACCCAGGAGCTGGGCGAAGAGCTGGGGGATCTGGGGCCGGAGTTCGAGGAGGTGATCGAGCGCCTGGAGGCCGGCCAGACGCCGGAGGAGATCGAGAAGGCAATGCCCGAGCTCGCCGGCGAGGGAGGGGAGGGGGAAGGAGGAGAGGAGGGCGAGGCCGACCTGGAAACGGAGGATTGA
- a CDS encoding guanylate kinase encodes MSDRKGPQTSEAIPLKEPSTLEGLAQRPARPLVVVISGPSGAGKDSLIRRMKELNVPFHFVVTATSRPPRPDEVDGVDYHFLSREQFEAGIQAGEFLEYAIVYGDYKGIPRWEIENALASGKDVILRVDVQGAATLRRLIPDAVFIFVIPASREELIERLRARGTETTESIARRLQAVEEELKHWAEFDYVVVNRDQRLDEAVNDILAIIRAEHCRVHPRQADRDFSARDPQGE; translated from the coding sequence ATGAGCGACCGGAAAGGTCCCCAGACGTCCGAGGCAATTCCATTAAAGGAGCCTTCCACGCTGGAGGGACTGGCTCAGCGTCCGGCCCGGCCCCTGGTGGTGGTGATCTCGGGGCCCTCCGGAGCCGGGAAGGATTCCCTCATCCGGCGGATGAAGGAATTGAACGTTCCTTTCCACTTCGTGGTCACCGCCACCTCCCGTCCCCCTCGCCCGGATGAGGTCGATGGCGTGGATTATCATTTCCTCTCCCGGGAACAGTTTGAAGCAGGCATCCAGGCCGGGGAGTTCCTGGAATATGCGATCGTTTATGGAGACTATAAAGGGATCCCCCGCTGGGAGATCGAAAACGCCCTGGCCAGCGGGAAGGACGTCATCCTGCGCGTGGATGTGCAGGGGGCGGCCACGCTCCGTCGCCTGATCCCGGACGCGGTATTCATTTTCGTCATCCCTGCCTCCCGGGAAGAGCTGATCGAGCGCCTCCGGGCCCGCGGCACGGAAACCACCGAATCGATCGCCCGGAGGCTCCAGGCCGTGGAGGAGGAGCTGAAACACTGGGCCGAGTTCGATTATGTGGTCGTGAATCGGGATCAACGGCTGGACGAGGCGGTGAATGATATCCTGGCGATCATCCGGGCGGAGCATTGCCGGGTGCATCCCCGGCAGGCGGATCGGGACTTTTCGGCTCGAGACCCGCAAGGCGAATGA
- a CDS encoding replication-associated recombination protein A, which produces MAGKKDLFSYSQAEAVRREAPLAARLRPRRLEEFVGQAHLIGPGAPLRRLIEEGKLLNSMIFWGPPGTGKTTLALLIAQAARAHVETLSAVTAGLPDLRRVIQEAQDRRRLYGQRTILIVDELHRFTRVQQDALLPYVEDGTVVFIGITTENPYFAVVPALVSRSRVFSFQPLTEEEILQLLRRALSDPENGYGGQPIEVPEEVLQFWARLSEGDARSALNALELAVSATSPDPDGTIRITMEIAQAVVQRRALAYDREAHYDTISAFIKSIRGSDPDAALLWLAKMVEAGEDPRFIMRRLLILAAEDVGLADPMAIVVTAACAQAVEWVGMPEAAYHLTEATLYLATAPKSNRTGAFFQALEFLRAHGAGEVPAHLKDASRDAEALGHGRGYQYPHAFPGHFVRQSYWPVGLPRVRFYAPSDQGYEREIAERLRRWWGEHMEGSEGPGSPMPEGERGEASS; this is translated from the coding sequence ATGGCCGGAAAGAAGGATCTTTTCTCCTATAGCCAGGCGGAAGCGGTTCGGCGGGAAGCCCCCCTGGCCGCGCGCCTGCGCCCTCGACGCCTTGAAGAATTCGTGGGCCAGGCTCACCTGATCGGGCCCGGCGCACCCCTTCGACGCCTCATCGAAGAAGGGAAGCTGCTGAACTCCATGATCTTCTGGGGTCCGCCAGGCACCGGCAAGACCACTCTGGCTCTGCTGATCGCCCAGGCGGCCCGGGCCCATGTGGAGACTCTGAGCGCGGTCACCGCCGGCCTCCCGGACCTCCGCCGGGTGATTCAGGAGGCGCAGGATCGCCGCCGTCTCTATGGTCAGCGAACCATCCTCATTGTCGATGAGCTGCATCGCTTTACCCGGGTGCAACAGGATGCCCTGTTGCCCTACGTGGAAGACGGCACGGTGGTCTTCATCGGGATCACCACCGAGAACCCCTACTTCGCCGTCGTCCCCGCCCTGGTCTCCCGCTCCCGCGTCTTCTCCTTCCAGCCTCTGACCGAAGAGGAGATCCTTCAGCTGCTTCGACGCGCGCTCTCGGATCCGGAGAACGGTTACGGGGGGCAGCCGATCGAAGTCCCCGAAGAGGTGCTTCAATTCTGGGCCCGCCTGAGCGAAGGGGACGCCCGCAGCGCCCTGAACGCGCTGGAGCTGGCCGTCAGCGCGACTTCCCCCGATCCGGATGGGACCATCCGCATCACAATGGAAATCGCCCAGGCCGTTGTCCAGCGGCGGGCGCTGGCTTACGACCGGGAAGCCCATTACGATACGATCAGCGCCTTCATCAAGTCGATCCGGGGAAGCGATCCCGATGCCGCCCTGCTCTGGCTGGCGAAAATGGTGGAGGCGGGCGAGGATCCCCGGTTTATCATGCGGCGTCTGTTGATCCTGGCGGCGGAAGATGTGGGACTGGCGGATCCCATGGCGATCGTGGTGACCGCCGCATGCGCCCAGGCCGTGGAGTGGGTGGGGATGCCCGAGGCCGCCTATCATCTAACGGAGGCCACGCTGTATCTGGCGACTGCCCCCAAGAGCAACCGCACGGGGGCCTTTTTCCAGGCTCTGGAATTCCTTCGCGCTCACGGGGCCGGTGAGGTCCCCGCCCACCTGAAGGACGCCAGCCGCGATGCCGAGGCCCTGGGCCATGGCCGGGGCTATCAATATCCGCATGCTTTTCCGGGGCACTTCGTCCGGCAATCCTACTGGCCCGTCGGGCTCCCCCGCGTTCGCTTTTACGCGCCATCTGACCAGGGTTACGAACGGGAGATCGCGGAGCGGCTCCGCCGCTGGTGGGGAGAGCATATGGA